In Rahnella variigena, one DNA window encodes the following:
- the eptB gene encoding kdo(2)-lipid A phosphoethanolamine 7''-transferase — MNRVKTLSQQNISLLLAIYIGIFLNVSVFQRRFAALVNHFTSTELIQAVTEVCAIVLFTFFVLRLISLGGKLFFRIIATLLVLISVAASYYMVMFNVVIGYGIVVSVMTTDIDLSKEIIGWHLFIWMALVSAVPLFLIWKNNLRLTLMEQIKTPGQRALPLIVLLATALLVWLPLRYLDHEQSVNEKKTNVDLPSYGGVVAHSYLPSNWLAALGLYAYTQVDESRDAGNYFDPAKEFTYVPPADIDDTYVVFIIGETTRWDHLGILGYERDTTPRLSKEKNLVAFRGTSCDTATKLSLRCMFVREGGTADNPQRTLKEQNIFAVMKSLGFTSELFAMQSELWFYNNADTNNFSFREIIASEKRNDGKPVDDMLLVNELQESLRTHPKGKHLVILHTKGSHYLYSQRYPRSYARYTPECKSNTCTKDELINAFDNSVLYTDTFIDNVIDQLRDKKALVFYASDHGESIDENSHLHGTPREMAPPEQFRVPMMVWASDSFLEQPEHKLAFEQLQAQQRVGARKRHVELFDSILGCLGYTSPDGGINPANNWCAKPQAEQKL, encoded by the coding sequence ATGAATAGAGTGAAAACTCTATCGCAGCAAAATATCTCTTTATTGTTAGCGATTTACATTGGCATTTTCCTGAATGTCTCCGTGTTTCAACGCCGCTTTGCCGCTTTGGTCAATCATTTCACTTCAACTGAACTGATTCAGGCAGTCACCGAAGTTTGTGCCATCGTCCTGTTTACCTTCTTCGTGCTGCGTTTAATTTCGCTGGGTGGAAAGCTGTTTTTCCGCATCATCGCCACATTACTGGTGCTGATTTCGGTCGCCGCCAGTTATTACATGGTGATGTTCAACGTGGTGATTGGGTACGGCATTGTCGTTTCGGTGATGACCACGGATATCGACCTCAGCAAAGAAATCATCGGGTGGCATCTGTTTATCTGGATGGCGCTGGTCAGTGCTGTTCCGTTATTCCTTATCTGGAAAAACAACCTGCGTCTGACGCTGATGGAGCAGATAAAAACGCCGGGGCAACGTGCGTTGCCATTGATCGTTTTGCTGGCGACAGCGTTACTTGTCTGGCTGCCGCTGCGATATCTCGACCACGAACAAAGTGTGAATGAGAAGAAAACCAACGTCGATTTGCCCAGTTATGGTGGCGTCGTCGCGCACTCCTATCTGCCGTCTAACTGGCTGGCCGCGCTGGGTTTGTATGCTTATACGCAGGTTGATGAAAGCCGGGATGCCGGTAATTACTTTGATCCGGCGAAGGAATTCACCTACGTTCCGCCCGCAGATATCGACGATACCTACGTCGTATTTATCATCGGCGAAACTACCCGCTGGGATCACTTAGGCATTCTGGGTTATGAGCGCGATACCACGCCGCGCTTGTCGAAAGAAAAGAATCTGGTGGCGTTCCGCGGTACCTCCTGTGATACGGCAACCAAGCTGTCGCTGCGCTGTATGTTTGTGCGCGAAGGCGGTACGGCGGATAACCCGCAGCGTACGTTGAAAGAGCAGAATATTTTCGCGGTGATGAAGTCGCTGGGCTTCACCTCTGAGCTGTTCGCGATGCAAAGCGAGCTGTGGTTCTACAACAACGCGGACACCAATAACTTCTCTTTCCGCGAAATCATAGCCTCTGAAAAGCGCAACGACGGCAAGCCGGTCGATGACATGTTGCTGGTCAATGAGTTACAGGAATCCCTGAGAACGCACCCGAAAGGTAAGCATCTGGTGATCCTGCATACAAAAGGCTCGCATTACCTCTATTCCCAGCGTTATCCGCGCAGTTACGCACGTTATACGCCGGAGTGTAAGAGCAATACCTGTACCAAAGATGAACTGATCAACGCCTTTGATAACAGCGTGTTGTATACCGATACCTTTATCGACAACGTGATTGATCAGTTGCGTGATAAGAAAGCGCTGGTGTTTTATGCCTCCGATCACGGTGAATCAATTGATGAGAATTCACATCTGCACGGCACGCCGCGCGAGATGGCCCCGCCGGAGCAGTTCCGCGTGCCGATGATGGTGTGGGCTTCTGACAGCTTCCTGGAGCAGCCAGAACACAAGCTGGCGTTTGAACAGCTACAGGCACAGCAGCGGGTCGGTGCGAGGAAACGTCACGTTGAGCTATTCGATTCGATTTTAGGCTGTCTGGGTTATACATCGCCAGACGGTGGTATTAATCCGGCGAATAACTGGTGTGCTAAACCTCAGGCAGAACAGAAGCTATAG
- the dppC gene encoding dipeptide ABC transporter permease DppC: MSQTTEPVANELVTAAPVPMPPLREFWHYFKRNKGAVVGLAYIIIMLVIAIGANVIAPHLPAEQFRDALLRPPVWMEGGSWKFLLGTDDVGRDILSRLMYGARLSLLVGCLVVVLSLILGVVFGLFAGYYGGVVDAIIMRVVDIMLALPSLLLALVLVAIFGPSIVNASLALTFVALPHYVRLTRAAVLVEVNRDYVTASRVAGAGSARQMFINILPNCLAPLIVQASLGFSNAILDMAALGFLGMGAQPPTPEWGTMLSDVLQFAQSAWWVVTFPGVIILLTVLAFNLMGDGLRDALDPKLKQ, translated from the coding sequence ATGTCTCAAACCACTGAGCCGGTCGCTAACGAGTTAGTGACGGCTGCGCCAGTGCCGATGCCGCCTTTGCGCGAATTCTGGCATTACTTCAAGCGTAACAAAGGGGCCGTTGTCGGCCTGGCTTACATCATTATCATGCTGGTCATTGCGATTGGCGCGAACGTGATTGCACCGCATTTGCCTGCTGAACAGTTCCGTGACGCGCTGCTGCGCCCGCCGGTGTGGATGGAAGGCGGTAGCTGGAAATTCCTGCTGGGCACCGACGACGTGGGCCGCGATATTCTGTCGCGTCTGATGTACGGCGCGCGTTTATCGCTGCTGGTCGGTTGTCTGGTGGTCGTACTGTCGCTGATCCTCGGCGTGGTGTTCGGTCTGTTTGCCGGTTACTACGGCGGTGTGGTTGACGCCATTATCATGCGTGTGGTCGATATCATGCTGGCCCTGCCAAGCCTGTTGCTGGCGCTGGTGCTGGTCGCCATTTTCGGCCCGTCGATTGTTAACGCCTCGCTGGCGCTGACCTTCGTAGCGTTACCGCACTATGTCCGTTTAACCCGTGCGGCGGTGCTGGTGGAAGTGAACCGCGACTATGTGACCGCGTCGCGCGTCGCCGGTGCCGGTTCTGCCCGTCAGATGTTCATCAACATTTTACCTAACTGCTTAGCGCCGCTGATTGTTCAGGCATCGCTCGGCTTCTCCAACGCCATCCTCGATATGGCAGCGTTGGGCTTCCTCGGTATGGGCGCACAGCCGCCAACGCCGGAGTGGGGCACCATGCTGTCGGACGTCTTACAGTTTGCTCAAAGTGCCTGGTGGGTCGTGACCTTTCCTGGCGTGATCATTCTGCTGACGGTGCTGGCATTTAACCTGATGGGTGATGGCCTGCGTGATGCCCTCGACCCTAAACTTAAGCAGTAA
- a CDS encoding MarR family winged helix-turn-helix transcriptional regulator, giving the protein MNMTTDTDSTQNGMLHLDQQMCFALYSANLALHKVYRKLLGQLDLTYPQYLVMLVLWQRDEVTVSEIGEKLFLDSATLTPLLKRLETAGLLMRQRAKADERQVIISLTAEGRALREKAQGIPEAILCATECEVGEIVALKQQLEVLRAKLQDKA; this is encoded by the coding sequence ATGAACATGACAACAGATACCGACTCAACACAAAACGGCATGCTGCATCTGGATCAACAGATGTGTTTCGCGCTGTACTCCGCGAATCTGGCACTGCATAAGGTTTACCGTAAATTGCTCGGGCAACTCGATCTGACTTACCCGCAATATCTGGTGATGCTGGTGCTCTGGCAGCGTGATGAAGTCACAGTATCTGAAATCGGCGAAAAACTGTTTCTCGATTCTGCTACTTTGACGCCACTGTTAAAGCGTCTGGAAACCGCCGGTTTGCTGATGCGTCAGCGGGCGAAAGCCGATGAGCGTCAGGTGATTATCTCCCTGACCGCAGAAGGCCGGGCGTTACGCGAAAAAGCGCAGGGTATTCCCGAAGCCATTTTGTGTGCGACCGAATGTGAAGTTGGCGAAATTGTGGCGCTGAAGCAGCAACTGGAAGTCTTACGGGCGAAGCTTCAGGACAAAGCGTAA
- a CDS encoding alpha/beta hydrolase, whose amino-acid sequence MQLRHLSERLKKLLLALILVIITLLAVRTYDALQGPPLEPWHKLVPDELSTEQLDKSDWPAYLRAEQQAFAEVKQQVTDKLDREDRIPLNRYYDRSPIYPEHFAQDWNRSYELMPDGKPVGAVVLLHGLTDSPYSLRHIAQDYRRRGFVAVGIRLPGHGTVPGGLTNVDWEQWLAATRLAIREARRAAGADVPLQLVGFSNGGALAMKYTLDSLDDPALARPSRVVLISPMIGVTSFARFAGYAGWPAIFPAFAKTAWLNLMPEFNPFKYNSFPVKAARQSYLLTHVLQQQISKDAESGKLSKLPPVLAFQSVVDSTVSARAVVTALFNQLPANGSQLVLFDINRSAYVGPLLRPSSETAVERLLPAPPRAYQTTVITNASPDDAATVAKITVAGQNSASVTPLGLNYPSEFYSLSHVALPFPTNDSLYGRNPQGPAQFGIRLGTLAARGESGALVVSMDQLMRVSSNPFYPYMLQRIEGF is encoded by the coding sequence ATGCAACTTCGTCATCTCTCTGAACGCCTGAAAAAGCTGTTACTGGCGCTGATTCTGGTGATTATTACGCTGCTGGCTGTGCGTACTTATGACGCCTTACAGGGGCCGCCGCTTGAGCCGTGGCACAAACTGGTGCCGGACGAACTGAGTACGGAGCAACTGGATAAGAGCGACTGGCCGGCGTATTTACGCGCCGAGCAGCAGGCGTTTGCTGAAGTGAAGCAGCAGGTGACGGACAAACTCGACAGAGAAGATCGTATTCCGCTTAACCGCTATTACGATCGCAGCCCGATTTATCCCGAGCATTTTGCGCAGGACTGGAACCGCTCTTATGAGCTGATGCCCGACGGTAAACCGGTCGGCGCGGTGGTGCTGTTGCACGGTCTGACCGATTCCCCATACAGTCTGCGGCATATTGCGCAGGATTATCGTCGCCGTGGATTCGTTGCCGTCGGTATCCGTCTGCCCGGACACGGCACCGTACCGGGGGGACTGACCAACGTCGACTGGGAACAGTGGCTGGCGGCAACGCGGCTGGCAATTCGCGAGGCACGACGTGCAGCGGGGGCGGATGTGCCGCTGCAACTGGTGGGTTTCTCCAACGGTGGTGCGCTGGCGATGAAATACACCCTGGATTCGCTCGATGATCCGGCTCTGGCGCGGCCTTCGCGGGTGGTGCTGATTTCCCCGATGATTGGCGTGACCAGTTTTGCGCGCTTTGCCGGATATGCGGGCTGGCCGGCAATTTTCCCTGCCTTTGCCAAAACCGCCTGGCTGAATCTGATGCCTGAATTTAATCCGTTTAAATACAATTCATTCCCGGTGAAAGCGGCGCGTCAGTCTTATCTGCTGACCCATGTTTTGCAACAGCAAATCAGTAAAGACGCGGAGTCCGGCAAGCTTTCAAAGTTACCGCCTGTGCTGGCGTTCCAGTCGGTGGTTGATTCAACCGTCAGCGCCCGTGCGGTGGTGACGGCGTTGTTTAATCAGCTCCCGGCAAACGGCAGCCAGCTGGTACTGTTTGATATTAACCGCAGTGCGTATGTCGGGCCGCTGCTGCGTCCGTCATCGGAAACCGCCGTTGAGCGCCTGCTGCCTGCGCCGCCGCGCGCCTATCAGACGACGGTGATTACCAATGCTTCGCCGGATGATGCGGCCACGGTAGCGAAAATCACAGTAGCAGGGCAAAACAGCGCTTCAGTTACGCCACTCGGTCTGAACTATCCTTCAGAATTCTATTCGCTGTCGCATGTCGCGCTGCCTTTTCCGACAAATGATTCGCTGTACGGGCGCAATCCGCAAGGCCCTGCGCAATTTGGTATCAGGCTCGGTACGCTGGCCGCGCGGGGTGAAAGCGGTGCGCTGGTGGTAAGTATGGATCAGCTGATGCGTGTTTCATCCAACCCGTTTTATCCGTATATGCTGCAGCGGATTGAAGGTTTCTGA
- a CDS encoding ParD-like family protein, whose protein sequence is MATSIRLDDDFVSDVKIHAEASHRSIPKQIEHWAKIGRIAEDNPDLTYRFIVETLLAKSEMDNNKVTRYARRTERSKD, encoded by the coding sequence ATGGCAACCAGTATTCGTTTAGACGACGACTTTGTGAGTGATGTGAAAATACATGCGGAAGCCTCCCACCGGAGCATTCCCAAGCAGATTGAACACTGGGCAAAAATCGGCCGGATCGCTGAAGACAATCCTGATCTGACTTACCGGTTCATTGTGGAAACGTTATTAGCCAAAAGCGAGATGGATAACAACAAGGTAACGCGCTATGCCAGAAGGACTGAGCGGTCAAAGGATTGA
- a CDS encoding type II toxin-antitoxin system RelE/ParE family toxin, giving the protein MIKMLVWKPHAQDDREHIFSYVAGENPHAAIELDDDFDDAAERILLSPDMYVAGRVTGTRECIIRKHFRMVYRVTDTEIQIIRLVHSAQHWPEETPI; this is encoded by the coding sequence ATGATCAAAATGCTGGTATGGAAACCACATGCGCAGGATGATCGCGAGCATATATTCAGTTATGTCGCGGGTGAGAATCCTCATGCCGCTATTGAACTGGATGATGATTTTGATGACGCAGCAGAGCGCATTCTACTCAGTCCCGACATGTATGTAGCAGGACGCGTTACCGGAACCAGAGAATGTATTATTCGTAAGCATTTCAGGATGGTATATCGCGTGACTGACACCGAAATTCAAATCATCAGACTGGTGCATAGCGCTCAGCATTGGCCAGAGGAAACCCCTATTTAA
- a CDS encoding type II toxin-antitoxin system RelE/ParE family toxin, which yields MPEGLSGQRIDTFESHRFTRAFGRLTLSQQIAVDDEIERIQGNPLIGELKKGDLSYLRVHKFPLEKQQALLGYCWREEKIELYLLSLDSHENFYQDHKNHRKGDLKMMK from the coding sequence ATGCCAGAAGGACTGAGCGGTCAAAGGATTGATACGTTTGAATCTCATCGCTTTACCAGAGCCTTTGGACGATTAACTTTGTCACAGCAGATTGCCGTCGATGATGAAATCGAGCGCATACAGGGAAATCCACTGATCGGAGAACTGAAGAAAGGCGATCTCAGCTATTTAAGAGTGCATAAATTTCCGCTCGAAAAACAGCAGGCATTACTGGGATACTGCTGGCGGGAAGAGAAAATAGAACTGTATCTGCTGAGCCTGGATTCGCATGAGAACTTCTATCAGGACCATAAAAATCACCGTAAAGGTGATTTGAAGATGATGAAATAA
- a CDS encoding organic hydroperoxide resistance protein, which translates to MSIEKVVYRAHASATGGRDGRATSDDGVLDVKLGVPKEMGGMGGGTNPEQLFAAGYSACFLGALKAVAAQEKIKIPADAKIEGAVGIGAIPGGYGIEVQLDITLPGFERSEAEALVAKAHQVCPYSNATRGNIDVTLNIK; encoded by the coding sequence ATGTCTATTGAAAAAGTTGTGTATCGTGCTCATGCCTCAGCCACCGGTGGTCGTGATGGTCGTGCGACTTCTGACGACGGCGTTCTTGACGTCAAACTGGGTGTACCAAAAGAAATGGGCGGCATGGGCGGCGGCACCAACCCTGAGCAGTTGTTTGCAGCGGGTTATTCCGCCTGCTTCCTCGGCGCACTGAAAGCCGTTGCCGCACAAGAAAAAATTAAGATCCCTGCGGACGCCAAAATTGAAGGCGCAGTCGGCATCGGCGCAATTCCGGGCGGTTACGGTATTGAAGTTCAGCTGGATATTACCCTGCCAGGCTTCGAGCGCAGCGAAGCAGAAGCACTGGTGGCGAAAGCCCATCAGGTTTGCCCGTACTCTAATGCGACCCGCGGCAACATCGACGTCACTTTGAATATTAAGTAA
- the dppA gene encoding dipeptide ABC transporter periplasmic-binding protein DppA — translation MTISLGKSGLLKFSMGLIALTVAASVQAKTLVFCSEGSPEGFNPQLFTSGTTYDASSVPIYNRLVEFKIGTTEIQPGLAEKWDVSADGKTYTFHLRKGVKWQDNKEFKPTRDFNADDVVFSFERQLDKNNAYHGVSGGSYEYFEGMGMGDLINKIVKVDDNTVQFVLNRPESPFLADLAMDFASILSAEYADNMLKAKTPEKVDLDPIGTGPFQLLQYQKDSRILYKAFPGYWGTKPQIDRLVFSITPDASVRYAKLQKNECQVMPYPNPADIAAMKKDKTINLMQQPGLNVGYLSFNVEKKPLDEVKVRQALTMAVNKKAIIDAVYQGAGQPAKNLIPPTMWGYNKDVVDYEYNPEKAKELLKEAGHADGFTIDLWAMPVQRPYNPNARRMAEMIQADWAKIGVKANIVTYEWGEYLKRAKNGEHQSVMMGWTGDNGDPDNFFATLFSCAAAKDGSNYSRWCYKPFEDLIQPARAESDHAKRAALYQQAQVVMHDQAPALIIAHSTVYEPVRKEVKGYVVDPLGKHHFENVSME, via the coding sequence ATGACAATCTCTTTAGGTAAGTCGGGGCTACTGAAATTCAGTATGGGCCTGATTGCGCTGACCGTTGCGGCCAGTGTCCAGGCAAAAACGTTAGTGTTTTGTTCTGAAGGTTCACCTGAAGGCTTTAACCCTCAGTTGTTCACCTCAGGCACCACGTATGACGCAAGCTCCGTGCCTATCTACAACCGTCTGGTTGAGTTCAAAATCGGCACCACCGAAATCCAGCCTGGCCTGGCTGAAAAGTGGGACGTGTCTGCTGATGGCAAAACCTACACCTTCCATCTGCGCAAAGGCGTGAAATGGCAGGACAACAAGGAATTCAAACCGACCCGTGATTTCAACGCGGACGACGTTGTGTTCTCCTTCGAGCGTCAGCTGGACAAAAATAACGCATACCACGGTGTTTCTGGCGGCAGCTACGAATACTTCGAAGGTATGGGCATGGGCGATCTGATCAACAAGATCGTGAAAGTGGACGACAACACTGTGCAGTTCGTCCTGAACCGCCCGGAGTCTCCGTTCCTGGCTGACCTGGCGATGGACTTCGCTTCCATCCTGTCTGCGGAATACGCTGACAACATGCTGAAAGCGAAAACCCCTGAGAAGGTTGACCTGGATCCCATCGGTACCGGTCCGTTCCAGCTTCTGCAATACCAGAAAGATTCACGCATCCTCTACAAAGCATTCCCGGGCTACTGGGGCACCAAGCCGCAGATCGACCGTTTAGTCTTCTCCATCACGCCTGACGCTTCCGTGCGTTACGCGAAACTGCAGAAAAACGAATGCCAGGTCATGCCGTATCCAAACCCGGCTGACATCGCAGCAATGAAAAAAGATAAAACCATCAACCTGATGCAACAGCCAGGTCTGAACGTGGGTTATCTGTCCTTCAACGTTGAGAAGAAACCGCTGGATGAAGTGAAAGTGCGTCAGGCACTGACCATGGCTGTGAACAAAAAAGCCATCATCGATGCGGTTTATCAGGGTGCTGGCCAGCCGGCTAAAAACCTGATCCCACCAACAATGTGGGGCTACAACAAAGACGTCGTGGATTACGAATACAATCCTGAGAAAGCCAAAGAGCTGCTGAAAGAAGCAGGTCATGCAGACGGTTTCACTATCGATCTGTGGGCGATGCCGGTACAGCGTCCGTACAACCCGAACGCACGCCGTATGGCTGAAATGATCCAGGCTGACTGGGCGAAAATTGGCGTGAAAGCCAACATCGTGACTTACGAGTGGGGCGAATACCTCAAGCGTGCGAAAAACGGCGAGCACCAGTCTGTGATGATGGGCTGGACCGGCGACAATGGGGATCCGGATAACTTCTTCGCCACCCTGTTCAGCTGTGCGGCAGCCAAAGACGGTTCCAACTACTCCCGCTGGTGCTACAAGCCGTTTGAAGATTTGATCCAGCCAGCCCGTGCTGAATCTGATCACGCCAAACGTGCTGCGCTGTACCAGCAGGCTCAGGTGGTGATGCATGACCAGGCTCCGGCGCTGATCATTGCTCACTCCACCGTGTACGAACCTGTTCGTAAAGAAGTTAAAGGGTATGTCGTAGACCCGCTCGGCAAACACCACTTCGAAAACGTCTCAATGGAGTGA
- the dppB gene encoding dipeptide ABC transporter permease DppB, translating into MLQFILRRLGLVIPTFIGITLLTFAFVHMIPGDPVTIMAGERGVSPERHAQLMADMGLDKPLYQQYFHYVNGVLHGDLGTSLKSRTPVWQEFVPRFKATLELGICAMIFAIIVGIPVGVLAAVKRGSIFDHTAVGISLTGYSMPIFWWGIMLVMLVSVQLNLTPVSGRISDTVFLDDSLPLTGFMLIDTLFWGEPGDFVDAVMHMILPAIVLGTIPLAVIVRMTRSSMLEVLGEDYIRTARAKGVSRMRVIVIHALRNALLPVVTIIGLQVGTLLGGAILTETIFSWPGLGRWLIDALQRRDYPVVQGGVLLVATLIIVVNLLVDVLYGVVNPRIRHKK; encoded by the coding sequence ATGTTGCAGTTCATACTCCGACGTCTGGGGTTAGTTATCCCAACGTTTATCGGCATTACTTTGCTGACTTTTGCCTTCGTACACATGATACCAGGCGACCCGGTCACCATCATGGCAGGCGAGCGCGGGGTTTCCCCCGAACGTCACGCCCAGCTGATGGCAGATATGGGGCTCGACAAGCCTCTTTACCAGCAATATTTCCACTACGTGAACGGTGTGCTGCATGGCGACCTGGGCACGTCCTTAAAAAGCCGCACCCCTGTCTGGCAGGAATTTGTACCGCGCTTTAAAGCCACTCTGGAACTGGGCATCTGCGCGATGATTTTCGCGATCATTGTCGGCATTCCGGTGGGTGTGCTGGCGGCGGTAAAACGGGGATCGATATTTGACCACACGGCCGTGGGGATATCACTGACCGGTTATTCGATGCCTATATTCTGGTGGGGGATCATGCTGGTGATGCTGGTCTCGGTGCAGCTTAATCTGACGCCCGTATCGGGGCGAATAAGCGATACCGTGTTCCTGGATGACAGCCTGCCGCTGACCGGTTTTATGCTGATCGACACGCTTTTCTGGGGCGAACCGGGTGATTTCGTGGATGCTGTGATGCACATGATTTTACCGGCTATCGTGCTGGGCACCATTCCGCTGGCGGTGATTGTGCGTATGACCCGTTCTTCCATGCTGGAAGTGCTGGGCGAAGACTACATCCGTACCGCGCGCGCCAAAGGCGTCAGCCGTATGCGGGTGATCGTCATCCACGCACTGCGCAATGCGCTGCTGCCGGTGGTGACCATCATTGGTTTGCAGGTCGGTACGCTGCTCGGCGGTGCCATCCTGACGGAAACCATCTTCTCCTGGCCGGGACTCGGCCGGTGGCTGATCGACGCACTCCAGCGCCGCGACTATCCGGTCGTGCAGGGCGGGGTGTTGCTGGTCGCTACTCTGATCATCGTGGTTAACCTGCTGGTAGATGTGCTCTACGGCGTGGTCAACCCGCGTATTCGCCACAAGAAATAA
- a CDS encoding type II toxin-antitoxin system RelB family antitoxin, which yields MAMSKETIDHSTLICLAEAGAVSQFSVVAQQGGWIIVIRYGEHQRTLIAQRSGKVRVFKRFDTLAAYLKDLGINQFEVDITDYDPVGSGKGTRPDRSAALKRAHEAAAMDEATYDLWFRKRVQESLDDPRPVIPHEQVKAEFAARKAALLKEQEK from the coding sequence ATGGCTATGTCTAAAGAAACTATCGACCATTCCACATTAATTTGTCTGGCAGAAGCTGGCGCGGTCAGCCAGTTCAGCGTGGTCGCACAACAGGGAGGGTGGATAATAGTGATCAGATACGGCGAACATCAGCGGACCCTTATCGCACAACGCAGCGGTAAAGTGCGGGTTTTCAAGCGTTTCGACACGCTGGCGGCTTATTTAAAAGACCTGGGCATAAACCAGTTCGAAGTGGATATTACCGACTATGATCCTGTAGGGAGCGGTAAAGGAACTCGCCCCGACCGGTCGGCAGCGCTAAAAAGGGCGCATGAAGCTGCCGCGATGGATGAAGCTACCTATGATTTGTGGTTCCGGAAACGGGTTCAGGAATCACTGGATGATCCGCGCCCCGTCATTCCTCACGAACAGGTGAAGGCTGAGTTTGCAGCCCGGAAAGCCGCGTTACTTAAGGAACAGGAAAAGTAA